In Macaca nemestrina isolate mMacNem1 chromosome 9, mMacNem.hap1, whole genome shotgun sequence, a single genomic region encodes these proteins:
- the LOC139356311 gene encoding putative inactive fatty acyl-CoA reductase 2-like protein, whose translation MLVYHCTSGNLNPCNWGKMGFQVLPTFEIPIPFERAFRRPYADFTTSNFTTQYCNAISHQAPAIIYDFYLWLTGRKLRACACQTSPSQLKEQPATSATCHLCKLPLPAGRICFASCEEPRRLF comes from the exons ATGTTAGTCTACCACTGTACATCTGGTAACCTCAATCCCTGCAATTGGGGCAAAATGG gattCCAGGTCTTGCCAACCTTTGAAATTCCAATTCCATTTGAGAGAGCTTTTAGGAGGCCATATGCTGATTTCACCACCAGCAACTTCACAACCCAGTACTGCAATGCCATCAGCCACCAGGCCCCTGCCATCATCTATGACTTCTATCTGTGGCTTACTGGAAGGAAACTCAG GGCCTGTGCATGCCAGACAAGTCCAAGCCAGCTCAAAGaacaaccagccacctctgccacCTGCCACCTCTGCAAACTGCCACTTCCTGCTGGCAGGATTTGTTTTGCATCCTGTGAAGAGCCAAGGAG ACTGTTctaa
- the LOC139356310 gene encoding fatty acyl-CoA reductase 1-like — protein sequence MAVLIAGSAVRALAVDPPGLILAVQAGHSGGIMPLEEALRSDWDMDEAGSHHSQQTNTGTENQTPHVLTDNAVIDEITPKRIGDWPNTYTYTKALGEMVVQQESRSLTIAIIRPSIVGATWHKPFPGWVDNLNGPSRLIIAVCIGMKK from the exons ATG GCTGTGCTCATTGCTGGAAGTGCTGTCAGGGCCCTTGCCGTTGACCCTCCAGGTCTCATTCTTGCAGTGCAGGCAGGGCATTCTGGAGGAATCATGCCCTTGGAAGAAGCCCTGAGAAGTGACTG ggacatggatgaagctggaagccatcattctcagcaaactaacacaggaacagaaaaccaaacaccacatgttctcactg ACAACGCTGTTATTGACGAGATCACACCCAAGCGGATCGGAGATTGGCCCAATACTTACACCTACACCAAGGCCTTGGGAGAAATGGTGGTGCAGCAGGAGAGCAGGAGCCTAACCATCGCCATCATAAGGCCCTCCATTGTGGGAGCAACGTGGCATAAGCCTTTCCCA gGTTGGGTTGATAATCTAAATGGACCTAGCCGACTCATTATTGCGGTATGTATAGGGATGAAGAAATAA